The following are from one region of the Syngnathus acus chromosome 10, fSynAcu1.2, whole genome shotgun sequence genome:
- the slc26a2 gene encoding sulfate transporter codes for MPHRDACCATSGDETNNEQCGPLILERVPEEEGQGCRTVLSRHFREYCSCSSQKIKSKVLGFIPILKWLPRYQLRDWLLGDIMSGVIVGILLVPQSIAYSLLAGQDPIYGLYTSFFASIIYTLLGTSKHISVGIFGVLCLLVGQVVDRELVLAGYLSEGGLGSNGNATVEGSNNSMVEACDRSCYAITVGATVTFVAGVYQVLMGIFQVGFVSVYLSDSLLSGFATGASLTILTSQVKYMLGLKIPRPQGWFTLIKTWFSVLANLGNSNLCDLITSLVCLLLLVPTKELNNRFKAKLKTPIPFELFVVIIATLASHFGRFNADYGSAVAGEIPTGFMPPQLPAWSLIPSVALDAFSIAIVGFAITVSLSEMFAKKHGYRVDANQEMFAIGFCNILPSFFRCFTTSAALTKTLVKESTGCQTQVSALVTAVVLLLVLLVIAPLFYSLQKCVLAVIIVVNLRGALRKFAEVPSMWQANRVDAAVWLITMATSALINTELGLLVGILVSAFSVLARTQRAQALELGRTSDRDHYDEMSAYRGLHAHPGVAVVRYPAPIYYANQSLFKMSLYRRTGLDPVKEKARRIKFEKKLKRQNAGQESAHKKDGEGTASVTLTLDQKSFRSLVLDFSAVLFLDCAGVNALKEVRNDYGELGVAVVLAQCNTVVLDALRRGGYFTEEQGGVEGLHFFTIADAVHHLQRALPPNGDCNGTR; via the exons ATGCCTCATAGAGATGCCTGCTGTGCGACATCCGGGGATGAGACCAACAACGAGCAGTGCGGGCCACTCATCCTGGAAAGAGTGCCGGAAGAGGAGGGACAAGGCTGCCGGACGGTGTTGTCCCGACACTTCAGGGAATACTGTTCCTGTTCGTCGCAGAAGATCAAGTCCAAGGTCCTGGGCTTCATCCCCATCCTGAAATGGCTGCCGCGCTACCAGCTGAGGGACTGGCTCCTTGGGGACATCATGTCGGGAGTCATCGTTGGAATCCTATTGGTTCCCCAGTCCATTGCTTACTCCTTGTTGGCCGGCCAGGATCCCATCTATGGGCTCTACACCTCCTTCTTCGCCTCCATCATCTACACGCTTCTGGGCACCTCCAAACACATTTCTGTGGGCATTTTTGGGGTGCTTTGCCTGCTGGTGGGGCAGGTAGTGGACCGGGAATTGGTGTTGGCGGGGTACCTTTCGGAGGGTGGCCTTGGCAGCAACGGCAATGCCACCGTGGAGGGCAGCAACAATAGCATGGTGGAGGCATGTGACAGGAGCTGCTACGCAATAACAGTGGGCGCGACAGTCACCTTTGTCGCAGGGGTCTACCAGGTGCTAATGGGTATCTTCCAGGTGGGCTTCGTGTCTGTCTACCTGTCGGACTCGCTACTCAGCGGCTTCGCCACGGGAGCCTCGCTCACCATTCTCACCTCCCAAGTTAAGTACATGCTGGGCCTGAAGATCCCCCGGCCACAGGGCTGGTTCACGCTCATCAAGACCTGGTTCAGCGTGTTGGCCAACCTGGGAAACAGCAACCTGTGTGATCTGATCACCAGCCTGGTGTGCCTGTTGCTGTTGGTGCCCACCAAGGAGCTCAACAATCGCTTCAAAGCCAAGTTGAAG ACTCCAATTCCCTTTGAGCTGTTTGTGGTCATCATCGCAACACTAGCGTCTCACTTTGGCCGCTTCAACGCAGACTACGGCTCGGCCGTGGCAGGTGAAATCCCTACGGGCTTCATGCCGCCACAGCTGCCGGCATGGTCGCTCATCCCCAGCGTGGCGCTGGACGCCTTCTCTATTGCGATTGTGGGCTTCGCTATCACCGTGTCGCTCTCGGAGATGTTTGCCAAAAAGCATGGCTACCGGGTAGATGCCAACCAGGAGATGTTCGCCATCGGCTTCTGCAACATCTTGCCGTCCTTCTTTCGCTGCTTCACCACCAGCGCCGCCCTGACCAAGACACTGGTCAAGGAGTCAACGGGCTGCCAGACGCAGGTGTCAGCCCTGGTCACCGCTGTGGTactgctgctggtgctgctggtcATCGCTCCGCTCTTCTATTCCCTCCAGAA GTGCGTGCTGGCTGTGATCATCGTGGTCAACCTCCGCGGTGCCCTGCGCAAGTTTGCTGAGGTGCCCAGCATGTGGCAGGCTAATCGCGTGGACGCTGCCGTCTGGCTGATCACCATGGCCACCTCGGCGCTGATCAACACAGAGCTGGGCCTCCTGGTGGGCATCCTGGTGTCCGCCTTTAGCGTCCTGGCCCGGACGCAGCGGGCTCAGGCACTGGAGCTGGGCCGAACCTCCGACAGGGACCACTACGATGAGATGTCGGCGTACCGCGGCCTTCACGCTCACCCGGGCGTGGCCGTCGTCAGATACCCAGCACCCATTTACTATGCCAATCAGAGTTTGTTTAAGATGTCTTTGTACCGGCGTACGGGGCTTGACCCGGTAAAGGAGAAGGCGCGGCGAATCAAGTTTGAGAAGAAGCTGAAACGTCAGAATGCGGGGCAAGAATCGGCGCACAAAAAGGACGGCGAAGGCACCGCTAGTGTCACGTTGACGCTGGACCAAAAATCTTTCCGTAGCTTAGTCCTGGACTTTAGCGCTGTCTTGTTCCTTGACTGCGCTGGCGTCAACGCCCTGAAGGAAGTGCGCAATGATTACGGTGAGCTGGGGGTGGCGGTGGTCCTGGCTCAGTGTAACACAGTCGTCCTGGACGCTCTCCGGCGAGGGGGTTACTTTACGGAGGAACAGGGAGGAGTCGAAGGCTTGCACTTCTTCACCATCGCAGACGCCGTCCATCACCTGCAGCGTGCGTTGCCGCCAAATGGCGATTGTAATGGCACGCGTTGA